The sequence below is a genomic window from Calditrichota bacterium.
GGGCTCTCGCAGGCCCGGGGGAGACACATGGAGGCAGACAGACTCGGCGGACCAACCGCGCGGTGCTTCCTGGTGGTTGAGCTCGGCTGGTGCATGAGCACGGGCCAACCTCGGCGAGGTTCTGGCATGGCCGGGAGAGATATATAAGCGCAAGCCCAGCTCGCGGACCGACCGCCTGGTGGTGCCTAAGAAGGCGAGGCCGCGGGGCCACACATGAGCCCGCCGGCCCGTGCGCAGGCCTCCACTGAGCGAGCCGTGACTGGGCTGTGAAGGGTTTTTCCCTGCCCGCGGTTACTCGTAGCGCAGCGTCCCGCGGGGGTCGACAAGTTGCAGGTAAAGCCCCCAATCGCCCCCGGCCTGTTCCACTTTGGCCAAAACGGTGTTTGCCCCGCGTCTGAGACGCACCACCAACAGGTCCTGTGCCGGCGCGGCTGCCCGGTGGATATGCTCCTTGTGCACAAGCTCGCCGTTCACCCACAGGGCGACTCCGTCGTCGCTGCCCAAGAGGAGCAGGCTTTCCGTCTCCTCGGCGGCTTCCACCTCGGCGAAAGCATAGGCTGCCGCGTTCTCTTTCACCGGAAAACAGGCAGTCAGGTCTAAGAAGCCTTCACGATTGGTTTCGGCCCCCTGCCACACCACGTTCCCACCGAGACCGTCCTCGTAGGAGCTATGTTCTGGGCCGGACTTCTCTGGGCCAAAGGGGCGGTCAAAGCCTGCGTCGTCGCTATTGTCGAAAGGGCCTACCACTTTCCACTTGGTCACGAACCGGCAGGCAAGAGCAGGGAAGTGAGCACTGGTGGCCCATGTCCTGGCCAACTCCTTGCGCCGGGCGAGGGGTGCGGAACGGGCCTCGGCAAGGTAAAAGTCCCAGCCGGATAGATCGCCGAGGGCAAAGAGAAAAGGCTGCCGGACCAACCGGAGGTCCGGTGAGGAGGCTTCTACCACAGCCTGTACCAGGGGGAGGATACGCGCTTGGTCGTTGCGAGCCAGGCTCACCACCTGGGGCAACATGACCGGAAGCGAAGGGTCAGCAGGAGAGACTTGCGCCCGCTTGACAAAGGTCTCCAACGCAACCTGGCTCAGGTCAACGGGACCGAACGCGGGTAGTGCCATGTCAAGCTCGTCGGTCACTGTGCAGAACGGGTCAAGGCCCCACCCGTACCACAGGTAGGCGTCCGGTGGCGGCGCCTGCCGCAAGTACAGGTCGATGGATGGCTCCGTAGACGATGTCTCTACCTTGTAGATGAGGCGCAGGTCCTCTCCCTCGGAGTTTCGGATGGAAAAGCCCGCAGGCGTGGCTGAGCGGCACAGTCGACCATTTGCGCCCGCGAAGTGCAATCGGTAACAGGGGTAGCGGAATGGCACGATGGAGATGTCCGCCAGTTGGGGCCCAGGTTGGATGTCGCGATGTCCGAATAGGTCGCGCAGGACCAAGAGGGCCAGGCGTCTGCCCAGGCGCTTGTGACCGGCAGTGCTAATGTGGATGGGGTCGTCAAGAGGGAGGTCAATGCTGGCCACCATGCCGGCATGTGCGAGTTGAGCTGCGCCGAGCCTCTGCTGCTCGCGGATGACGTTCCAGTAAGGGTTCTCGTTGGCGGTCACATATCGCCCCAGCTGGACGTAGTAGAAGGGAAGGTCCGGGTCGCCAAAATCGCGGCGCACGGAGGCGACAAAGTCTAAGAACCGCTCGTGGAACAAGCGGGCCGCAGTCTGATTAGCATCCGATTCGCCCTGGTACCACAGCACGCCTCGCACCTTGCCTCCCACTGCCTTGAAGCGGCGGTACATGGAACCGTACAGGGAGGTCCCGCCCTGATCGCGCTTCGCAGGGTCCCACTGCTCCATGGAGGTGCCTCCATGAGCGCACGGTACTAAGCCGATGGGTACGCCGGTGCGGGCCACCAGCTCCTTGGCAAACGGCAAGCCCAACCCAGCGCCGGTCTGTGGGTCACGCTTGGCAGCGGCGCGCGCCTTCGCAAGCTCGGAGGGCGAGCGCCCGCCGTGGTGCACCGGGTCCGGTGAGTCCAGCAGCCAGTGCAGAGGGTCAGCGGCGATGGCCCACTTTTCGTCAAAGCCGTAGCAGTTTACCAAGATGCTCGGATCCTCAGCCTCGCGCAGGTCGCCGATCCCTTGCATATTGGACTGGCCCGCGAGCAGCCAAAGGTCGCCGACCAACACGTGGCGTACCTGCGCCTCGGCGATGACTTTGCCATTCGGAGCCACCACGCGCAGCAGGATCGCGTAGGGGCCGCCGGTAGGAAGTGACCTTATCGTACCTTCCACCCGTCCGCGACGGCAGGCGCCTACTTCCTCCCACTCGCGCAGCGTTGCCCCGGTACGCTGGGCAATCACCATGCATTCCACTCTGCCGTTCGCCCCATTGGCGAGAGCGCCGGTGAATGCCACAGAAGCATTGCCAACGGCATCACGTTGAAAGACCTGGTAGTCGGCCAGGCCAGAGTGGATGGTCAGCTCACCAGCGGTCAGGGACACCGTTCCAACTGCCGCCGCCAGAACAGCAACCATGAGGCAGGGTGCAATTCTTGTCATGGCTATTCCTCCGCGCATTCTTTTGTATCCGGTTAGCCGTCCGAAGGCAGAGCGTCAGCCCAGTTTGTGGGCTTGTGAGCCCGTCTCGCCGCGCAGGGACGGCCTCCCCGCTCAGCGCTCTACCTCCACGCCGGCGCCCTGGACTACCTCGCCCACCTGCCAACAGCCCTGGTCTTGCTCCTCGCACAGGCGCGCAAAATCTTCTGCCTGCGCGCGCGGCACCGCGACCAGCAGCCCCCCTGAGGTCTCCGGCGTGAAAAGGAGCAGCTGAGTCTCTTCCTCGATGCCTGGCACAAAGGTCACTTGCGGCCCATAGCAATCCCGATTGCGACAGGAACCCCCAGGGAAGAGCCACTCTTCGGCATACTGCCTGGCGCCGTCGAGAAAAGGGAGTGCCGCCAGAGAGAAACGGAGGCGTACGCGGCTCTTTTCCGCCATCTCACAGGCATGACCAAGGAGGGAGAAGCCAGTTACGTCAGTGCAAGCATGGGCGCCGGCACGCACCGCAATGCCCGCTGCCGTGCGATTGAGGAGCTTCATTTCCGCCACGGCTGAGGCCAAATGGGTAGGGTCGGCGACGTCTCCCTTTGCGGCGGTGGTCACTATGCCAACGCCAAGTCGCTTGGTGAGAAAGAGCACGTCGCCTGGCCGAGCGCCGCCTTTGCCAAGAATGCGGTCCGGATGGACCAAGCCCAGCACGGCAAGGCCGTATTTCGGTTCCTTGTCGTCTACTGTGTGGCCGCCGGCGATGGCCGCCCCCGCTTCGGCCACCTTGTCGGCACCTCCCCTGAGAATCTCCGTGACCATCTCTGCAGGCAGATCAGGGGGAAAACAGCATATGTTGAGAGCCAGGGTTACCTCGCCTCCCATGGCGTAGACGTCGCTCATGGCATTGGCGGCCGCGATTGCCCCATAGTCGTACGGGTCGTCCACGATGGGCGTGAAATAGTCCACCGTGAGGATGACTGCTAACTCTGGCGTGAGTTGGTAGACGGCGGCGTCGTCGCTCATCTCCAGCCCCACCAGGAGCTGAGGATGGTCCGCAGCTCTAAAACGTTCCTGCAAAGGGCGCAGCACCTGCGCCAGGGTCTGAGGACCCGTCTTGGCCGCTCAGCCTGCAGCCGAGGTCAGAGCTGTCAACCGCACCTTCGCGTTCATGGCCAGGTTCCTTTGCTACAAGTTCACCACCTTGCCTGCGCCCAATAGGGTCTCGGCGATGGTGTACATGTTGGAGACCTCGCCCACTGCCACTTTCTCTTTCAGGCCAAAGTGGCCTAAGCAAGTGCCACAGGCGAGTATCTGCACCCCCTGTTCCTGCAAAGCCCGTAGGTCCTCCAGAACCGGGGAGCCCTCCACCACAAGATAGACGCCGCTGTTGAAAAAGATGATGGTCTGGGGCAGAGGGTGGGTTTCGTTCAAGGTGTGGAAGAAGCTGCGTATCAAGATGCTCCCTAGTTCCTGGTCGCCGTGACCCATGCGATCCTGGGAGATGGCCAGCACAAGCGGGCCTTGCGCGGGCGTGCCGGCAACCATCTTAGCCGGCGCCTGCAGCTGTGCGCCCTTGGTGATGTGCAAATGGATGCCATCCGGGCGCGTTTCGCTCTGCACCGTGCACCCTGACTTTTCCGCCATCCGGCTCACGTTCTGGCGTGAAGTCTCGTTGTCGACGATGACCTCCACCTCGTCAGCCTCCTGCAATGCCTTTCTGGTCAGAATGACCGGTTGGGGACAGGCAAGTCCTCGTGCATCAACGATGCGACTCATTCGACTGTTCCTCATGGTTTTGCGCAATGTCAAATGTCATGCCTGCTCGTGATGGTAACCCCTGCTTGTGCAAGGAGATGAACGGCCCTGGCGCAATCGCTCCTTGCCACCCGCACGCAAACACCGCAGTCGGAACTCACTTCCCTGGGCACGGGGATGAGCTTGCAGCGCAGGCCTTGCGATTTGAGCACGGCCTCGGCTCGCGTGGCGTGGGATATTGAGGGGACAAGCAGTATCGCATAGCGCTCCTTCATCGCTTTCCCCCGGCAATGCGCGCGACGGCCTGTACTGCTCGCTCGATCTGCAGGCGGGTGGTGAAGGCGCTCAGGCTGAAGCGCACCGCCCCGCGCGGGAAGGTACCGATGGTCTTGTGCGCACGCGGGGCGCAGTGCAGTCCAGGGCGGCACATGATGCCGTACTCCCGGTCCAGGCGCTGGGCCACCCACGCCGGGTCTCGACCCTCGATGTTGAACAGCACTACCGGCGCGCGGCGCGCGACGCTGTCCGGTCCGTACACAGTGACGCCAGGGATGTTCTTCAGGCCCGAGAACAGCTGCGACGTGAGTTCCTCCTCGCGCGCGCGAATTGCCTCCACCCCCTGACGGCGCAGCCAACGTACCCCGGCGGCAAGTCCTGCTATGCCGACCACGTTCGGCGTGCCACTTTCGTACTTGTCCGGCAGAAAGTCCGGCTGTTCTTCCTCCTCGGATCGACTGCCGGTGCCACCTTGCAGAAGTGGCCTCAGTTCCGACAGCGGCACGCGCGGGCCGATGACCAGGCCCCCGGTGCC
It includes:
- a CDS encoding sialate O-acetylesterase, with amino-acid sequence MTRIAPCLMVAVLAAAVGTVSLTAGELTIHSGLADYQVFQRDAVGNASVAFTGALANGANGRVECMVIAQRTGATLREWEEVGACRRGRVEGTIRSLPTGGPYAILLRVVAPNGKVIAEAQVRHVLVGDLWLLAGQSNMQGIGDLREAEDPSILVNCYGFDEKWAIAADPLHWLLDSPDPVHHGGRSPSELAKARAAAKRDPQTGAGLGLPFAKELVARTGVPIGLVPCAHGGTSMEQWDPAKRDQGGTSLYGSMYRRFKAVGGKVRGVLWYQGESDANQTAARLFHERFLDFVASVRRDFGDPDLPFYYVQLGRYVTANENPYWNVIREQQRLGAAQLAHAGMVASIDLPLDDPIHISTAGHKRLGRRLALLVLRDLFGHRDIQPGPQLADISIVPFRYPCYRLHFAGANGRLCRSATPAGFSIRNSEGEDLRLIYKVETSSTEPSIDLYLRQAPPPDAYLWYGWGLDPFCTVTDELDMALPAFGPVDLSQVALETFVKRAQVSPADPSLPVMLPQVVSLARNDQARILPLVQAVVEASSPDLRLVRQPFLFALGDLSGWDFYLAEARSAPLARRKELARTWATSAHFPALACRFVTKWKVVGPFDNSDDAGFDRPFGPEKSGPEHSSYEDGLGGNVVWQGAETNREGFLDLTACFPVKENAAAYAFAEVEAAEETESLLLLGSDDGVALWVNGELVHKEHIHRAAAPAQDLLVVRLRRGANTVLAKVEQAGGDWGLYLQLVDPRGTLRYE
- the selD gene encoding selenide, water dikinase SelD, whose amino-acid sequence is MNAKVRLTALTSAAGUAAKTGPQTLAQVLRPLQERFRAADHPQLLVGLEMSDDAAVYQLTPELAVILTVDYFTPIVDDPYDYGAIAAANAMSDVYAMGGEVTLALNICCFPPDLPAEMVTEILRGGADKVAEAGAAIAGGHTVDDKEPKYGLAVLGLVHPDRILGKGGARPGDVLFLTKRLGVGIVTTAAKGDVADPTHLASAVAEMKLLNRTAAGIAVRAGAHACTDVTGFSLLGHACEMAEKSRVRLRFSLAALPFLDGARQYAEEWLFPGGSCRNRDCYGPQVTFVPGIEEETQLLLFTPETSGGLLVAVPRAQAEDFARLCEEQDQGCWQVGEVVQGAGVEVER
- the yedF gene encoding sulfurtransferase-like selenium metabolism protein YedF — encoded protein: MRNSRMSRIVDARGLACPQPVILTRKALQEADEVEVIVDNETSRQNVSRMAEKSGCTVQSETRPDGIHLHITKGAQLQAPAKMVAGTPAQGPLVLAISQDRMGHGDQELGSILIRSFFHTLNETHPLPQTIIFFNSGVYLVVEGSPVLEDLRALQEQGVQILACGTCLGHFGLKEKVAVGEVSNMYTIAETLLGAGKVVNL
- a CDS encoding DUF3343 domain-containing protein, with amino-acid sequence MKERYAILLVPSISHATRAEAVLKSQGLRCKLIPVPREVSSDCGVCVRVARSDCARAVHLLAQAGVTITSRHDI